A single region of the Salicibibacter cibi genome encodes:
- a CDS encoding PrkA family serine protein kinase, with protein sequence MDILEKMQKHRNDQENLRWEGTFKEYLELLKQRPEIAQTAHSRVYNMIRNKGMEEDEEGDVKRYPFFSQHLFGLEDSIEKLVEEYFHSAAKRLDVRKRILLLMGPVSGGKSTIVNLLKRGLEEYSYTDEGAVYAIKGCPMQEDPLHLIPYHLRDEFYEAYGIRVEGALSPLNTMRLEQEYGGRVEDVMVERIFFSEDRRTGIGTFSPSDPKSQDIADLTGSIDFSTIAEYGSESDPRAYRFDGELNKANRGLMEFQEMLKSDEKFLWHLLSLSQEGNFKAGRFALISADELIVAHTNEAEYRSFINNKKNEALQSRIIVMNVPYNLKVTEEERIYDKMIAESDMTHVHIAPHALRTAAIFSVLTRLKESQNQGIDLLKKLRLYDGEIVEGFKDQDVKDLKNEYQDEGMSGIDPRYVINRISSAIIRKDAASINALDVLRSLKEGLDQHASISKEDRERYKDFISVARREYDEIAKKEVQKAFVYSYEEQAKTLVNNYLDNVEAYCNNHTIYDPITGDELNADEKLMRSIEEQIGISENAKKAFREEILIRISAYARKGHKFDYNSHERLREAIQKKLFADLKDVVKITTSVQTPDEEQLKKINEVIARLVDEHGYNTHSANDLLKYVGSLLNR encoded by the coding sequence GTGGATATTTTAGAAAAAATGCAGAAGCATCGCAATGATCAAGAGAATTTAAGGTGGGAAGGTACGTTTAAAGAGTACTTGGAGTTGCTGAAACAACGTCCGGAAATTGCTCAAACAGCCCACTCTAGGGTATATAACATGATCAGAAATAAAGGGATGGAAGAAGACGAGGAAGGAGATGTAAAACGCTATCCGTTCTTCAGTCAACATCTTTTCGGACTTGAAGATTCGATTGAAAAGTTAGTGGAGGAATACTTTCATTCTGCGGCTAAACGCCTTGATGTACGCAAACGGATCCTGTTACTTATGGGACCGGTAAGCGGCGGAAAGTCCACGATCGTAAACTTATTAAAACGTGGATTGGAGGAATACTCTTACACGGATGAAGGGGCTGTGTACGCGATCAAAGGCTGTCCGATGCAAGAAGACCCGCTCCATTTAATCCCTTATCATTTGCGTGATGAATTTTATGAAGCGTATGGAATTCGAGTGGAAGGGGCGCTTTCGCCGCTTAATACAATGCGTTTGGAACAAGAGTACGGGGGGCGAGTAGAAGATGTGATGGTGGAGCGGATCTTCTTTTCCGAGGATCGCAGAACCGGCATCGGCACCTTTAGTCCATCCGACCCCAAATCACAGGACATTGCCGACCTTACCGGCAGCATTGATTTTTCCACGATTGCGGAGTATGGCTCGGAATCCGACCCGAGAGCTTATCGTTTTGACGGGGAATTGAATAAAGCAAACCGCGGGCTTATGGAATTTCAGGAGATGCTTAAGAGTGATGAGAAATTTCTTTGGCATTTGCTTTCATTATCGCAAGAAGGAAATTTCAAAGCCGGTCGTTTTGCTTTGATAAGTGCGGATGAGCTAATCGTCGCCCATACGAATGAAGCGGAATATCGGTCATTTATCAATAATAAAAAGAACGAAGCCCTGCAATCGAGAATCATTGTCATGAACGTTCCCTATAATTTAAAAGTGACCGAAGAGGAACGCATTTATGATAAAATGATCGCGGAAAGCGATATGACGCACGTGCATATTGCCCCTCATGCATTGCGGACCGCAGCGATATTTTCCGTGCTTACAAGGCTGAAGGAATCGCAAAATCAAGGCATTGATCTCTTGAAAAAACTCCGCCTTTATGATGGAGAAATCGTGGAAGGATTTAAAGATCAAGACGTGAAAGATTTGAAAAATGAATATCAGGATGAAGGCATGTCGGGCATCGATCCCCGTTACGTCATCAATCGCATTTCATCGGCCATCATTCGCAAAGATGCGGCATCCATTAACGCCCTTGATGTTTTGCGGTCATTGAAGGAAGGCTTGGATCAGCATGCATCGATCAGCAAAGAAGACCGGGAACGTTATAAAGACTTTATCTCCGTCGCCCGCCGAGAATATGATGAAATTGCCAAAAAAGAAGTTCAAAAAGCATTTGTTTATTCTTATGAAGAACAGGCAAAAACACTCGTCAATAATTACTTGGATAACGTTGAAGCCTACTGTAACAACCATACGATTTATGACCCGATTACAGGCGATGAATTAAACGCCGATGAAAAACTCATGCGCTCCATTGAAGAGCAAATCGGCATTTCCGAGAATGCAAAAAAAGCATTTCGTGAAGAAATACTCATCCGTATATCGGCTTATGCGCGTAAAGGACACAAATTTGATTACAATTCCCATGAACGTCTCAGGGAAGCGATTCAAAAGAAATTATTTGCTGATTTAAAAGATGTTGTGAAAATAACAACGTCCGTACAAACACCGGATGAGGAGCAATTGAAAAAAATCAACGAAGTGATTGCACGTCTTGTTGATGAACACGGGTACAATACTCATTCCGCGAATGATCTCCTCAAGTATGTCGGCAGCTTATTAAATCGCTAA
- the queG gene encoding tRNA epoxyqueuosine(34) reductase QueG produces MTNAQLKEELIAYSKSIGIDKIGFASADPFLTLKERLRTQQQLGYQSGFEEEDIDLRTEPERLLPYAKTIISIALAYPAKLENPPKGVKGKRRGIFCRASWGEDYHTVLNDRLKKVEAFIHERVPSAKMASMVDTGALSDRAVAERAGIGWSGKNCAIITPEFGSYVYLGDMITTIAFEPDIPIDDQCGSCNKCVDACPTGALVQGGQLDSNKCIAFLTQTKEMIPERFRKKIGNRLYGCDTCQVVCPENKGKGEEYQPEFTPDPEKVKPELLPLLSISNREFKEKYGKMAGSWRGKKPIQRNAVIALGHFREKGAAPKLQSLLIHDPRPVIRGSAAWSLGKIGGSEDNHAALQTANEKEDDASVREEIQQAMLKLEKEGQHS; encoded by the coding sequence GTGACAAACGCCCAGTTAAAAGAAGAACTGATTGCATACAGTAAAAGCATTGGCATTGACAAAATTGGCTTTGCCAGTGCAGATCCGTTTTTGACACTGAAAGAACGGTTAAGAACACAACAACAATTAGGTTACCAGTCGGGTTTTGAGGAAGAGGACATTGATCTGCGAACGGAGCCTGAACGCTTGTTGCCTTATGCAAAAACGATTATCAGCATCGCTCTTGCTTATCCGGCGAAGCTTGAAAATCCACCCAAAGGGGTGAAAGGCAAGCGAAGGGGCATTTTTTGCCGGGCATCTTGGGGTGAAGATTACCACACCGTTCTCAATGATCGTCTTAAAAAAGTAGAAGCCTTTATTCATGAACGCGTGCCGAGTGCAAAGATGGCGTCCATGGTTGACACAGGTGCTCTCTCGGACCGAGCGGTTGCTGAACGTGCCGGGATCGGCTGGAGCGGAAAAAATTGCGCGATTATCACCCCTGAATTTGGCTCGTATGTGTACCTTGGAGATATGATTACGACGATTGCATTTGAACCGGATATACCGATTGATGATCAATGCGGATCATGCAATAAATGTGTGGATGCTTGTCCGACAGGTGCACTAGTCCAAGGGGGTCAATTGGATTCGAATAAATGCATCGCGTTTCTAACGCAAACAAAAGAAATGATTCCCGAGCGTTTCAGGAAGAAAATCGGCAATCGTCTGTACGGCTGTGACACATGCCAAGTTGTCTGCCCGGAAAATAAGGGAAAGGGAGAAGAATATCAACCGGAATTTACACCGGACCCGGAAAAGGTAAAGCCGGAGTTGTTGCCATTGCTTTCGATTTCCAACCGGGAGTTCAAGGAAAAATACGGAAAAATGGCAGGTTCTTGGCGGGGAAAAAAACCGATTCAACGAAATGCGGTGATTGCACTTGGCCATTTCCGTGAAAAAGGAGCCGCTCCCAAACTGCAGTCGTTACTTATTCATGACCCCCGCCCTGTGATTCGCGGTTCTGCTGCCTGGTCGCTAGGAAAAATAGGTGGGAGCGAAGACAACCATGCAGCGCTACAGACTGCCAATGAAAAAGAAGACGATGCTTCCGTACGCGAAGAGATTCAACAAGCAATGTTAAAACTCGAAAAGGAAGGACAGCATTCATAA
- a CDS encoding ABC transporter permease: MKMLHLMKRICKQVIRDKRTMALLFLAPIFIITLLNYIFPDPDDEVSLATVNVDDEVIDILEDNDMIVKEETDIDPTSYLQEGHASAILEQAEDEWTLTILNDNPIDEGPAIQGSSQAVMENNLDDLSDNIDDMMNNREEMSDNVQEIINGVNDMMEQLPPELAQDIDINTDIDTDVDAEFESEVDMDEDPITVDYIYGDESNTFFDILNPILISFFVFFFVFLIAGMSMLKERSSGTLEKLLSTPIKKSEIVFGYLFGYGIFAILQTAVIILYSIFILDMEIAGSITNMFIINILLSFVALGLGLLLSTFVGSEFQMIQFIPLIIIPQIFFSGMLKVDTMEPWLQWIAPIMPLYYAGNTMIDVVLKGHTLSDIAIPLLVLVLFIVLFVTLNILGMRRYRKV; encoded by the coding sequence ATGAAAATGCTTCACTTAATGAAACGAATTTGTAAACAAGTCATCCGTGATAAACGTACGATGGCACTTCTATTTTTAGCCCCTATCTTTATCATCACATTACTCAACTATATTTTTCCTGACCCTGATGATGAAGTCAGTTTGGCAACTGTCAATGTCGATGATGAAGTGATTGATATTTTGGAAGACAACGATATGATCGTAAAAGAAGAAACCGACATTGATCCAACATCCTATCTACAAGAAGGGCATGCCAGTGCTATTTTGGAACAAGCGGAGGATGAATGGACGCTAACCATTCTTAATGACAATCCAATAGATGAAGGGCCTGCCATACAAGGCAGTTCACAAGCAGTGATGGAAAATAACCTGGATGACCTATCAGATAACATTGATGATATGATGAATAATAGGGAAGAAATGTCAGATAACGTGCAAGAAATCATCAATGGTGTCAATGATATGATGGAACAATTGCCTCCGGAATTAGCACAAGATATAGATATAAATACAGATATAGACACAGACGTGGATGCAGAGTTCGAATCCGAGGTGGATATGGATGAAGATCCGATAACAGTTGACTATATTTACGGTGATGAGAGCAATACGTTTTTTGACATTCTAAATCCGATTTTAATCAGCTTCTTTGTGTTCTTTTTTGTATTTTTGATAGCCGGTATGTCGATGCTAAAAGAAAGAAGCAGTGGCACCTTGGAGAAACTATTGTCCACGCCAATCAAAAAATCCGAGATTGTATTTGGTTATTTGTTCGGTTACGGTATTTTTGCGATTCTGCAAACGGCTGTGATTATTTTGTATTCCATATTCATTTTAGATATGGAGATTGCCGGTTCCATAACTAACATGTTTATCATCAATATCTTATTGAGCTTTGTCGCTTTAGGGCTTGGTCTTTTGTTATCTACGTTTGTGGGCAGTGAATTCCAAATGATTCAGTTTATCCCACTAATCATCATTCCACAAATATTTTTCTCCGGCATGCTGAAAGTGGACACAATGGAACCTTGGTTGCAATGGATTGCCCCAATCATGCCGCTATACTATGCCGGAAATACGATGATAGATGTTGTACTGAAAGGACATACGCTCAGCGATATAGCTATACCTTTGCTTGTTTTAGTGCTGTTTATCGTTCTTTTTGTAACGCTAAATATACTTGGGATGCGACGTTATAGGAAGGTATAA
- a CDS encoding methylated-DNA--[protein]-cysteine S-methyltransferase, with protein MDKPLIFTEMESPIGTLTLVATENGLCQLLFGDFNGTGGKIRMWMAKRNMHREIIRDDAYFDETKKQLQEYFQGKRQMFDLPVDMQGTSFQKSVWEVLQRIPYGETQSYKQVAVAIHSPKAVRAIGAANNKNPIPIIVPCHRVIGSNGAIVGYGGGIEKKKQLLELEGA; from the coding sequence ATGGATAAACCATTAATCTTTACGGAGATGGAAAGTCCGATCGGCACACTCACCCTTGTTGCCACCGAGAATGGTTTGTGCCAATTGCTGTTTGGAGATTTTAACGGAACGGGTGGGAAAATCCGGATGTGGATGGCAAAAAGAAATATGCACCGGGAAATCATCCGGGATGATGCTTATTTTGATGAAACAAAAAAGCAGCTGCAGGAATATTTCCAAGGAAAACGGCAAATGTTTGATTTACCGGTCGATATGCAGGGCACCTCTTTTCAAAAAAGCGTGTGGGAAGTATTACAGCGCATTCCTTATGGAGAAACACAGTCGTATAAACAAGTAGCAGTCGCTATTCATTCGCCGAAGGCTGTCCGTGCCATAGGAGCGGCCAACAATAAAAATCCGATCCCCATTATTGTTCCTTGTCACCGGGTGATCGGGAGCAATGGAGCGATTGTAGGCTATGGTGGCGGGATTGAAAAAAAGAAACAGCTGTTGGAACTGGAAGGTGCTTAG
- the lepB gene encoding signal peptidase I — MNKIAKELWDWVVTFAVVIIIVFIVRTFLFANYMVHGESMMPTIESEERLIINKISYEFSEPDRNDLIVFNATEENDYIKRVIGIPGDDVSYENDTLYINDEAVEEPFLDHAYNGEITEDFTLEELTSEPVVPDDHLFVLGDNRNNSQDSRNIGFVPYEDVVGKASFRYWPLSEFTFID; from the coding sequence GTGAACAAGATCGCAAAGGAATTATGGGATTGGGTTGTAACGTTTGCAGTAGTCATTATCATCGTATTCATTGTTCGCACGTTTTTATTTGCAAACTATATGGTCCATGGGGAGTCCATGATGCCGACAATCGAAAGCGAGGAGCGGCTGATTATTAATAAAATTAGTTATGAATTCTCTGAACCGGACCGAAACGATCTTATCGTCTTTAACGCGACCGAGGAAAACGATTATATAAAACGGGTGATCGGGATCCCCGGAGATGATGTGAGCTACGAAAATGATACACTATATATAAATGATGAAGCCGTGGAAGAGCCATTTTTAGACCACGCGTATAACGGAGAAATTACGGAAGATTTTACTCTCGAGGAATTAACGTCCGAACCGGTTGTTCCGGACGATCATTTATTTGTGTTGGGAGATAATCGAAACAATAGCCAGGATAGCCGCAACATCGGTTTTGTTCCATATGAGGATGTAGTCGGAAAAGCGAGCTTCAGGTATTGGCCGCTCAGTGAATTTACATTTATTGATTAA
- a CDS encoding B3/B4 domain-containing protein, protein MIEISLHPDLQEYVPSFKIGCLQYESIAIDTPPKELKGRIELFQKTVELDLSEQPITYYEGVKEWRQVFKQIGVDPTRYRPSHEALFRRLKQGKGFPSSDSSAIMLNNFFSLYYQMPIGLYDLEQLQGSVEIRTGEETDEYEGLNGRMNHMKGKITNVDQNGAFGSPMVDSKRSGVSSNTKQILQLLYLRPSLSEDDTRTLTNNIGEMFQQVHGGHVETAVLSKQRPRIK, encoded by the coding sequence ATGATTGAAATTTCACTACATCCTGACTTACAGGAATACGTTCCCTCTTTTAAAATCGGTTGTCTCCAATACGAATCAATTGCTATCGATACGCCTCCCAAGGAGCTGAAAGGGCGTATCGAGTTGTTTCAAAAGACCGTCGAGCTAGATTTGTCCGAACAACCTATCACTTATTATGAAGGCGTCAAAGAGTGGAGACAAGTGTTTAAACAAATCGGTGTCGATCCAACACGTTATCGCCCCTCCCACGAGGCACTCTTTCGCCGCCTAAAACAGGGCAAAGGGTTCCCATCATCCGATTCGTCGGCAATCATGCTGAATAACTTCTTTTCCCTTTATTATCAAATGCCAATCGGCTTATATGACCTGGAACAGCTGCAAGGATCTGTTGAAATTCGAACAGGGGAGGAGACGGATGAGTACGAAGGGTTGAACGGAAGGATGAATCATATGAAAGGCAAAATAACAAATGTGGATCAGAATGGAGCCTTCGGAAGCCCGATGGTTGACAGCAAACGCAGCGGTGTCTCTTCAAACACGAAACAAATCTTGCAATTGCTTTACTTGCGTCCTTCACTCTCCGAAGACGATACCCGAACCCTTACAAATAACATCGGGGAAATGTTCCAACAAGTACACGGCGGTCATGTAGAAACGGCCGTGCTGTCCAAGCAGCGACCGCGGATCAAATGA
- a CDS encoding dUTP diphosphatase, which translates to MTKISVQVKKMHKDAVIPTYGSSFAAGFDLYATEDMIIGPGETKKVRLGLAFAIPVGFEIQVRPRSGVSIKTKLRIPNSPGTIDSDYRGEVAVPLENRNDSTSEEGIYLIDGSMGDLTGVPDGSYFIRKHDRVAQGVLNEVPQALFAEVDELDSTKRGSSGFGSTGTR; encoded by the coding sequence ATGACGAAAATTAGTGTTCAAGTGAAAAAAATGCACAAAGATGCTGTGATTCCAACGTATGGCAGCTCATTTGCCGCCGGATTTGATCTTTATGCCACTGAGGATATGATCATCGGGCCCGGTGAAACAAAGAAGGTTCGTTTAGGGTTAGCGTTTGCCATTCCCGTTGGTTTTGAAATACAGGTTCGCCCACGTAGCGGTGTGTCAATTAAAACAAAACTCCGTATACCGAACAGTCCGGGAACGATTGATTCTGATTATCGTGGCGAGGTCGCTGTTCCTTTAGAGAACCGTAATGACAGTACATCAGAGGAAGGCATTTATTTGATTGACGGCAGTATGGGGGATCTTACCGGAGTTCCGGACGGTTCATATTTTATCCGGAAACATGACCGTGTTGCACAAGGTGTATTGAATGAAGTTCCGCAGGCTCTGTTTGCCGAAGTTGATGAACTGGACAGCACTAAGCGCGGAAGTAGTGGATTCGGGTCCACGGGAACTCGGTAA
- a CDS encoding TetR/AcrR family transcriptional regulator codes for MTNKERKLTKKQIAIIETATELFAEKGYAGTSTNEIANKANVSEGTIFKHFKSKKGLLMEIVSPMTMKLFAPMIKKDLDKVLDQEFEYFQDLIRAMIENRKEFIQNNLPMLRILIQEIPFHPELKEQFIEYIGKDIFEKVGQMIKYYQNKGQLVEMDPKTIIRTIASSILSYIVARYVLLPEAEWDSEEVETERIVQILENGLAPKI; via the coding sequence ATGACAAATAAAGAACGGAAGTTAACAAAAAAACAAATAGCGATTATAGAGACAGCAACAGAATTGTTTGCGGAAAAAGGCTATGCCGGAACATCCACAAATGAAATTGCAAATAAAGCGAATGTGTCAGAAGGGACTATCTTTAAGCATTTCAAATCGAAAAAAGGTTTATTGATGGAGATTGTTTCACCAATGACGATGAAGCTGTTTGCACCAATGATAAAGAAAGATTTGGATAAAGTGCTTGATCAAGAATTTGAATATTTTCAGGACTTGATTCGTGCAATGATTGAAAATAGAAAGGAATTTATCCAAAATAATTTGCCAATGTTACGTATATTAATCCAAGAAATTCCTTTTCATCCGGAATTGAAAGAGCAATTTATTGAATATATTGGCAAAGATATTTTTGAGAAGGTAGGGCAAATGATCAAGTACTATCAAAACAAAGGACAGCTGGTGGAGATGGATCCGAAAACGATTATACGTACGATTGCATCATCTATCCTTTCATATATTGTAGCCCGTTATGTTCTTCTTCCGGAAGCGGAGTGGGATTCAGAAGAAGTGGAGACGGAAAGGATTGTTCAAATACTGGAGAACGGACTTGCGCCAAAAATTTAG
- a CDS encoding tRNA (cytidine(34)-2'-O)-methyltransferase, with the protein MSLHIVLHEPEIPANTGNIARTSAGTGTFLHLIHPLGFSTEDRMLKRAGCDYWPHVLIKHHESLDAFLADKKRENLYFVETTGSMPYSSCDYRDVTQDYYFIFGKETKGLPANIAKAYPERCIRLPQNDQVRSLNLSNAVAVVVYEALQQQSFPGLRY; encoded by the coding sequence ATGAGCCTACATATTGTTTTGCATGAACCGGAAATCCCCGCTAATACAGGGAATATTGCCAGAACAAGCGCAGGAACCGGGACGTTTCTCCATTTAATTCACCCTTTGGGTTTTTCGACGGAAGATCGCATGTTAAAACGTGCCGGTTGCGATTATTGGCCGCATGTTCTTATTAAGCACCATGAATCCCTCGACGCATTTTTAGCGGATAAAAAGCGAGAGAATCTTTATTTTGTTGAAACGACCGGGAGTATGCCGTATTCGTCCTGTGATTACCGGGATGTCACGCAGGATTATTATTTTATTTTCGGAAAGGAAACAAAGGGCCTGCCGGCGAATATCGCAAAAGCGTATCCGGAACGTTGCATTCGTTTGCCGCAAAATGATCAAGTGCGGTCGCTCAATCTTTCGAATGCCGTGGCCGTTGTTGTCTACGAAGCATTGCAACAGCAATCGTTTCCAGGACTTCGTTATTAG
- a CDS encoding antibiotic biosynthesis monooxygenase family protein, protein MNKGGVATMYVVMNELKVEPDQKDHLKARFEKSKDRMKDVPGCLEFLFLESGEETDTLVVYTKWDTKENYENWLESDAFKKAHGGKSSGEQQPSTTNRLRSFNVVFHT, encoded by the coding sequence ATGAATAAAGGAGGAGTCGCTACGATGTATGTGGTGATGAATGAGCTTAAAGTGGAACCGGATCAAAAAGATCATTTGAAAGCGCGTTTTGAAAAAAGCAAAGATCGGATGAAGGATGTGCCGGGTTGTTTGGAATTTCTTTTCTTGGAAAGCGGAGAAGAAACGGATACGTTGGTCGTTTATACGAAGTGGGATACGAAGGAAAACTACGAGAACTGGCTGGAAAGCGATGCATTCAAGAAAGCACACGGCGGCAAATCTTCAGGTGAACAACAACCATCAACGACGAACCGTCTTCGTTCGTTTAACGTCGTTTTCCATACGTGA
- a CDS encoding amidase domain-containing protein — protein MDRETKQLFEKHLSQLNQCHLDGTKVKAMTDDERKCFEREQKRMKQSNTRVLKMSGQIVPYRYTSCGHDRTVYYTYDYARFVLANESYYLEESREYRRSVLKGKKIIQDRRLPAPNPGEMKRGAFESLNDSRNSLERTPNYNRLEAVKYAERWWNAYNPQYRHFTDNCTNFISQCLKAGGAPMHGAPHREKGWWYTGENWSYSWAVAHSMRWHLSGTTTGLTAKEVERATDLQPGDIICYDFDGDGRWEHNTIVVMKDGNHEPLVNAQTENSRNRYWNYEDSTAWTPNIAYKFFQMNDQMT, from the coding sequence TTGGATAGGGAGACGAAGCAGCTATTTGAAAAGCATCTTAGTCAATTAAACCAGTGTCATTTAGATGGAACGAAGGTTAAGGCGATGACAGATGATGAGCGCAAATGCTTTGAAAGGGAGCAAAAGCGAATGAAGCAAAGCAATACACGCGTGCTGAAGATGAGCGGGCAGATTGTTCCTTATCGCTATACATCATGTGGGCATGATCGTACCGTTTATTATACGTATGATTATGCAAGGTTTGTTCTTGCCAACGAAAGCTATTATCTTGAGGAATCGAGAGAATACCGACGATCGGTTTTAAAAGGAAAAAAAATCATTCAAGATAGACGGCTGCCAGCGCCCAATCCCGGTGAGATGAAAAGAGGAGCATTCGAATCCTTGAATGATTCACGAAATTCTCTTGAACGAACGCCTAACTATAACCGGTTGGAAGCGGTGAAATACGCGGAGCGTTGGTGGAATGCTTATAATCCCCAATATCGTCATTTTACGGATAATTGCACGAATTTTATTTCCCAATGTTTAAAAGCAGGGGGGGCACCGATGCACGGTGCTCCTCACAGGGAAAAGGGTTGGTGGTATACGGGCGAAAACTGGAGTTACAGTTGGGCGGTTGCCCATTCGATGCGTTGGCATTTAAGTGGCACTACGACGGGGCTGACGGCAAAAGAGGTGGAAAGAGCCACTGATTTACAACCTGGAGATATTATTTGTTATGATTTCGATGGCGACGGTCGCTGGGAGCACAATACGATTGTCGTCATGAAAGATGGGAATCATGAGCCGCTTGTAAATGCTCAAACCGAGAACAGCCGTAATCGATATTGGAACTATGAAGATTCTACGGCCTGGACCCCGAATATCGCTTATAAGTTTTTTCAAATGAATGATCAAATGACGTGA
- a CDS encoding ABC transporter ATP-binding protein, which yields MMKITDISKSFGKQTILQDISVEIPSNQITGLIGPSGTGKTTLIKCLMGMETYDTGSVSIHNATIPNRKVLNKIGYMAQSDSLYHDLTGLENMQFFAHMYGGKISKKSVQSTLNLVQLTQEQNKFVQHYSGGMKRRLSLAIALLNRPEYLILDEPTVGIDPVLKLNIWDQLHDLKKNSTLLITTHIMDEAMKCDQLLLMQNKGIAASGAPQEILETFQVSDIDQVFLELEGKEHENASLNETNL from the coding sequence ATGATGAAGATCACCGATATATCCAAAAGTTTCGGAAAGCAAACAATATTGCAAGATATATCCGTCGAAATTCCAAGCAATCAGATCACTGGCTTGATCGGCCCTTCTGGCACTGGCAAAACCACGTTAATTAAATGCTTAATGGGGATGGAGACATATGATACTGGCAGCGTTAGCATTCATAATGCTACTATTCCAAATCGAAAAGTTTTAAACAAAATCGGTTATATGGCTCAAAGTGATTCGTTGTACCATGATTTAACCGGACTGGAAAACATGCAATTCTTTGCCCATATGTATGGAGGGAAAATTTCTAAAAAGTCGGTTCAATCCACTTTGAATCTCGTCCAGCTTACGCAAGAGCAAAATAAATTCGTTCAGCATTACTCCGGAGGGATGAAGCGCCGTCTATCTCTAGCAATCGCTCTACTCAATCGGCCAGAATACTTAATTTTAGATGAGCCGACAGTCGGTATTGATCCTGTTTTAAAATTAAACATCTGGGACCAACTTCACGATTTAAAAAAGAACAGTACACTGTTAATTACCACACATATTATGGACGAAGCTATGAAGTGCGATCAACTTTTATTAATGCAGAATAAAGGAATCGCAGCAAGCGGTGCGCCTCAAGAGATTTTGGAAACGTTCCAAGTTAGTGATATCGATCAAGTCTTTTTGGAATTGGAGGGGAAAGAACATGAAAATGCTTCACTTAATGAAACGAATTTGTAA